A DNA window from Terriglobales bacterium contains the following coding sequences:
- a CDS encoding tyrosine-type recombinase/integrase translates to NLRLEGSPEAPQGFLHVLEGKTDAAARHIPLTPRSREMLLARRQLVNGSKYVFPGPGKSGHLATIQHAHEKGIRDAGLQPFEFYCWRHTFGTRCAESGMDKFTLARLMGHSSPRVAERYYIHVTEPHVMTGFERFLNYHASKLVDAVPKQTDRVQ, encoded by the coding sequence CAACCTCCGGCTAGAGGGCAGCCCAGAGGCCCCACAGGGCTTTCTGCACGTGCTGGAGGGCAAGACAGACGCTGCAGCCCGTCACATTCCGCTCACGCCGCGCTCGCGGGAAATGCTGCTCGCTAGGCGGCAATTGGTGAATGGGTCGAAGTACGTTTTCCCCGGTCCTGGCAAGTCTGGGCACCTGGCCACAATTCAGCACGCGCACGAGAAAGGAATCCGCGATGCTGGATTGCAGCCCTTCGAGTTCTACTGCTGGCGTCATACCTTCGGCACCCGCTGTGCCGAGAGCGGCATGGACAAGTTCACGCTCGCTCGCCTTATGGGGCACAGCTCGCCCCGCGTGGCGGAGCGCTACTACATCCACGTGACCGAGCCGCACGTGATGACGGGCTTCGAGCGCTTCCTGAACTACCACGCCAGCAAGCTTGTTGATGCTGTCCCGAAGCAGACGGATCGAGTGCAGTAG